The following proteins are encoded in a genomic region of Chloracidobacterium sp.:
- a CDS encoding carbohydrate binding domain-containing protein produces the protein MPEFDLRSDSASTSKAKIILIAAVIFALVFGWVAVRRQLGGMIAELTPVNDPNATAAADLARSMAPSDPITLWLAANVQHNIFSPESTNAAIKMYEDTVRLSPNDFRWWIELGRAYEQAEMNEKAEASLRKAISLAPAYTFPRWQFGNFLLRQGRTDEAFAELKVATENNQTYREQVFSLAWEYFGKDPVKLEQVIADKPDVYASLALFYGARGQAADSLRMWNKLDDAAKAEHPQFISVIAQGLYEKRHFPEALEFAKQLGMDTDALPDTVTNGGFERGVGDEKDTRFGWKIFRNDPKFDASSDTSVKHGGGRSLKLSFRTFKKSELYNVWQTVVVEPGRAYKLSFWVRTENLKSGGGPQIQIVNGNDDKIITNSAVFAAGTNDWQQFTLDFTAPDNCNGVTIRTVRAYCGDDCPITGTLWYDDFELKKIN, from the coding sequence ATGCCAGAATTTGACCTCAGATCCGACAGCGCTTCGACATCAAAAGCCAAGATCATCTTGATCGCGGCGGTTATCTTCGCGCTCGTTTTCGGCTGGGTGGCAGTACGGCGCCAACTGGGCGGCATGATCGCCGAATTGACACCGGTCAATGACCCAAATGCTACTGCTGCTGCGGACCTGGCCCGCTCGATGGCCCCGTCCGATCCGATTACGCTGTGGCTCGCGGCTAACGTCCAACATAATATTTTCTCGCCCGAGAGCACCAATGCCGCGATCAAGATGTACGAGGACACTGTACGGCTCTCGCCCAACGATTTTCGCTGGTGGATCGAACTCGGCCGTGCATACGAACAGGCCGAGATGAATGAAAAGGCGGAGGCTTCGCTGCGAAAGGCGATCTCACTTGCTCCGGCCTACACGTTTCCCCGATGGCAATTTGGCAACTTCCTTCTGCGGCAGGGTCGTACTGATGAGGCGTTTGCCGAGTTAAAGGTAGCTACCGAAAATAACCAGACGTATCGCGAACAGGTCTTTTCGCTCGCTTGGGAATATTTTGGCAAAGATCCAGTCAAACTTGAGCAGGTGATCGCGGATAAACCCGACGTTTATGCAAGTTTGGCGTTGTTCTATGGGGCACGCGGCCAAGCGGCTGACTCGCTCCGAATGTGGAACAAACTTGATGACGCTGCAAAGGCAGAGCATCCGCAATTTATTTCAGTCATCGCCCAGGGTCTATACGAAAAGCGTCATTTCCCGGAGGCACTGGAGTTTGCCAAGCAACTCGGAATGGACACAGACGCTTTGCCCGATACCGTCACCAACGGCGGATTTGAACGCGGCGTCGGCGACGAAAAAGACACACGCTTTGGCTGGAAGATCTTTCGCAACGATCCGAAATTTGACGCCTCCAGCGATACGTCGGTCAAGCACGGCGGCGGCCGCAGCCTCAAGCTAAGCTTTCGCACATTCAAAAAATCGGAGCTTTACAACGTCTGGCAAACAGTCGTGGTCGAACCGGGCCGCGCATACAAACTCAGCTTTTGGGTTCGCACCGAAAATCTGAAGAGCGGCGGCGGTCCGCAGATCCAGATCGTTAATGGAAATGATGACAAGATCATTACCAATTCGGCGGTCTTTGCGGCCGGCACTAACGACTGGCAACAGTTCACGCTCGACTTTACCGCACCGGACAATTGCAACGGCGTGACCATTCGCACCGTGCGAGCGTACTGCGGCGATGATTGTCCGATCACGGGAACCCTCTGGTACGACGATTTTGAATTGAAAAAGATCAATTAA
- a CDS encoding transposase encodes MARRPRVEIEGGLYHVIVRGNDRQDIFHSREDQMKFISLIEKAKQNLGFYVYAYCLMTNHLHLLIERRSETVGRIMQRVLTGYSQYYNKRYHKVGHLFQGRHKSILCQSDPYLAKLVRYIHLNPVRANMVPTPDEYEFSSHRAYLGIEPYGVIDVDPVLRRFGPHKRKAHERYAAFMAAAMNQPDDDIETFYADVKIVSSEEFVDDTIHRMGEADKWASKHRDVLPFDADLLLNVIEEVFKMERENFFGSGKNKRIITAKEVFILFGKESGATITEMSGIVGLDQSNAGRRFDAARQKCKTDPEFESTSKKVQEKYKQRIALSHV; translated from the coding sequence ATGGCAAGGAGACCTAGGGTTGAGATCGAGGGCGGGCTTTATCATGTGATCGTGCGTGGTAACGATAGGCAGGACATTTTTCATTCGCGAGAGGATCAGATGAAGTTCATTTCGCTCATCGAAAAGGCGAAACAGAATTTGGGGTTTTATGTTTATGCCTATTGCCTGATGACCAATCACCTACATTTGCTGATCGAGCGTCGTTCGGAGACGGTCGGTCGGATCATGCAGCGGGTGCTGACGGGCTATAGTCAGTATTACAACAAGCGTTACCACAAGGTCGGCCATCTATTTCAAGGGCGGCACAAATCGATACTTTGCCAGTCTGACCCGTATCTCGCGAAGTTGGTAAGGTACATTCATCTGAATCCTGTTCGAGCGAATATGGTCCCAACGCCCGACGAGTACGAATTCAGCAGCCACCGGGCGTATCTTGGCATCGAACCTTATGGCGTCATCGATGTCGATCCGGTGCTGCGGCGTTTCGGCCCGCATAAGCGAAAGGCCCACGAACGCTACGCTGCATTTATGGCAGCCGCCATGAACCAGCCCGATGACGATATCGAGACATTCTACGCAGACGTTAAGATCGTCAGTTCTGAAGAGTTCGTCGATGATACGATCCACCGAATGGGCGAAGCCGATAAATGGGCAAGCAAACACAGAGACGTGTTGCCCTTTGATGCGGATCTGCTGCTGAACGTGATCGAAGAGGTATTCAAAATGGAGCGGGAAAATTTCTTCGGATCCGGAAAGAATAAGCGTATCATTACAGCAAAGGAGGTGTTCATACTGTTCGGCAAGGAATCAGGTGCGACCATCACGGAGATGTCCGGGATCGTCGGCCTCGACCAGTCAAACGCCGGCCGCCGATTCGACGCCGCGAGACAGAAATGCAAGACCGATCCGGAGTTCGAAAGCACATCGAAGAAAGTTCAGGAGAAGTACAAACAGAGAATCGCACTATCGCATGTTTGA
- a CDS encoding O-antigen ligase family protein, producing MTAANKTIFFLLCACVIVSTLAYGTVHQPTIALFYFVIAGMLVIWAIDGFTGSSVKYSTSLIQIPVYLAAAYAFLQIIPFGSIAETAGLSGIPRTISLAPFASEATGLHFIALGIFLSLALTYIDSAARLKRIAVVITIFGAVFAFFAILQSVLSPTKIYGIFERPSPFGSFVNRHNFAAYIEMTASIPLGLLFVGAVSRDKKLLYIIGITLMCVALLLSGSRGGFIALLAELILLIFLTTRSHGVRKVALRIALSLLLIGAVIVGAFFVGGETSLSRFAETAASKDITTNRTHIWAVTLKAISGNLPFGAGLGAFAQAYTPYDDFNGLERVEQAHNDYLQVLADAGIVGALIGLAFLFLIYRSARKGIAVHNLFRRGIAIGALSGIFAILIHSVFDFVLHTTAISILFLTLVAMLTAALRKYPDDESDPDHHEHRKRRSSTKVAEFSPKR from the coding sequence TTGACTGCTGCTAACAAGACAATCTTTTTCCTGCTTTGTGCGTGCGTGATCGTTTCGACGCTCGCATACGGCACGGTCCATCAGCCGACGATCGCACTGTTTTACTTTGTGATCGCCGGAATGTTGGTCATTTGGGCGATCGACGGTTTTACAGGCAGTTCCGTCAAATACAGCACGAGCCTTATCCAAATACCGGTTTACCTTGCGGCGGCATACGCATTTCTTCAGATCATCCCCTTCGGTTCGATCGCCGAAACGGCCGGTTTAAGCGGCATACCGCGGACAATCTCGCTTGCTCCGTTTGCGAGTGAGGCGACAGGGCTCCATTTCATTGCCCTGGGCATTTTTCTCTCGCTCGCTCTTACATACATCGACAGCGCCGCACGCCTTAAGCGAATTGCCGTGGTGATCACCATATTCGGAGCAGTTTTCGCATTTTTTGCGATACTGCAATCGGTGCTGTCGCCAACCAAGATCTATGGCATATTCGAGCGTCCGTCGCCATTCGGTTCGTTTGTCAACCGGCATAATTTCGCTGCGTATATCGAAATGACGGCGAGCATCCCGCTCGGCCTGCTATTTGTCGGGGCTGTCAGCCGCGATAAAAAGCTGCTTTACATTATCGGCATCACGTTGATGTGCGTGGCTCTACTGCTGAGCGGTTCGCGCGGCGGTTTTATCGCTCTGCTTGCCGAGTTGATCTTGCTGATCTTTCTCACTACCCGCAGTCACGGAGTCAGAAAGGTCGCACTGCGCATCGCTCTTTCGCTACTATTGATCGGTGCGGTCATCGTCGGAGCATTTTTTGTCGGCGGTGAAACGTCTTTGTCGAGGTTTGCCGAAACTGCCGCCTCCAAGGACATCACCACCAATCGCACGCATATCTGGGCAGTCACTCTTAAAGCGATATCAGGCAATCTGCCATTCGGTGCGGGCCTCGGGGCATTTGCCCAGGCTTACACGCCCTACGATGACTTTAATGGCCTCGAACGCGTCGAACAGGCCCATAATGATTATCTCCAAGTGCTCGCTGACGCCGGCATCGTCGGAGCGTTGATAGGGCTAGCATTCCTGTTCCTGATTTACCGGAGCGCACGAAAGGGAATTGCGGTCCATAATCTATTTCGCCGCGGCATCGCGATCGGTGCACTTTCGGGGATCTTCGCGATCCTGATCCACAGCGTATTCGATTTTGTGCTTCATACCACGGCAATATCGATACTCTTTCTGACGCTAGTGGCAATGCTCACCGCCGCGTTGCGCAAATACCCCGACGACGAAAGTGATCCCGATCACCACGAACACCGCAAACGCCGTTCATCGACCAAGGTGGCGGAATTCAGCCCCAAACGTTAG